A genome region from Gammaproteobacteria bacterium includes the following:
- a CDS encoding glycosyltransferase family 39 protein, whose translation MRNFTLKFNTYYRLGWLEYVILFVVLFLSFYLGMSTYGIENVNEGLYAEIPREMLQLGNYVIPKLNFLPYIEKPPLFYWLIALSYKIFGISTWSARVVPATSAALICLSLVYFGHVLRRNREGWLAAIILATSIGFVATARVLILDMALTLFFTLALFSFYSWYKSNRVGYLRIFYVFFALAFLTKGMLALLIPLIGMLFLLSMQVSSKKMLACLDVVGISLLGAIIIPWHYLAMHQQAGFIWDYFVNEQVFRFLGERTPNDYHTGPIYFYIPNILLYLFPWSLLSFLLLKPDKHLEKSLYRFLWVWFTLPLIFFSLAKAKGDYYMVVATPALALLLSFKINEIFTTKNKTFIYFFAFLGFFEITVFGLLYSATVQNKIGVYLPDLWRLDLFLAHSLYILFVSATIVTFAGLLLCIKYNKKPLLHFLAIICLIFFIVAFYVINKQKIGYRLSEKSLANFISQHDPNRPTYLYQDYEKISSIVFYLQKRLPLIDSQSKDLEYGMRKLSSEDWFFSLNNFLNTKDKETHYVIARKDRLMEFLHAVTPHEYCILAQSGSSVLLSNKLEECEAQ comes from the coding sequence ATGAGGAACTTCACACTAAAGTTCAATACTTACTACCGCTTAGGGTGGCTAGAATATGTGATACTTTTTGTTGTGTTATTTTTGAGTTTTTACTTAGGCATGAGTACGTATGGGATAGAGAATGTTAATGAAGGGTTATATGCAGAAATACCAAGGGAAATGCTACAACTAGGTAATTATGTTATTCCAAAGCTTAATTTTCTTCCTTATATTGAAAAACCGCCACTTTTTTATTGGCTGATTGCATTAAGTTACAAGATTTTTGGCATATCAACTTGGAGTGCAAGAGTGGTGCCTGCTACTTCAGCCGCCTTAATCTGCTTAAGTTTAGTCTATTTTGGTCATGTCCTCAGACGTAATAGAGAAGGGTGGTTGGCAGCGATCATCCTTGCAACCAGTATCGGTTTTGTTGCTACTGCGCGGGTTCTAATTCTAGATATGGCTTTGACCTTATTTTTCACCCTTGCTCTGTTTTCTTTTTACTCATGGTATAAGAGTAATCGTGTCGGCTATCTGCGTATATTTTATGTATTTTTTGCATTAGCCTTTTTAACAAAGGGCATGCTCGCTTTACTTATTCCTCTCATTGGAATGTTATTTCTTTTATCCATGCAAGTATCTTCCAAAAAAATGTTGGCCTGCCTTGACGTGGTTGGTATCTCACTTTTAGGAGCGATAATTATTCCATGGCACTACTTAGCAATGCACCAACAAGCTGGATTTATCTGGGACTATTTTGTTAATGAACAAGTGTTCCGATTTCTGGGGGAGCGTACACCCAATGATTATCATACCGGACCTATTTATTTTTATATTCCGAATATTTTGCTCTACCTGTTTCCTTGGAGTCTATTATCTTTTTTACTTCTCAAACCCGATAAGCATCTCGAAAAATCTCTGTACCGTTTTTTATGGGTATGGTTTACGTTACCACTAATTTTTTTCTCATTAGCTAAGGCGAAAGGTGATTATTACATGGTAGTCGCAACACCTGCATTGGCGCTGCTATTGAGTTTTAAAATTAATGAGATATTTACGACAAAAAATAAAACCTTTATCTATTTTTTTGCATTTCTAGGGTTTTTCGAAATCACGGTTTTTGGTTTACTTTATAGTGCTACTGTGCAAAATAAAATTGGCGTTTATTTGCCTGATCTTTGGCGATTAGATTTATTTTTAGCGCACTCCCTCTATATTTTATTTGTGAGCGCAACGATTGTCACCTTTGCCGGACTATTGCTCTGCATTAAATATAACAAGAAGCCCTTACTCCATTTTTTAGCAATTATTTGTCTTATATTCTTTATCGTCGCTTTTTATGTGATCAATAAACAAAAAATTGGCTATCGTTTATCAGAAAAAAGCTTAGCTAACTTCATTAGTCAGCACGATCCTAATCGTCCAACTTATCTTTATCAAGATTATGAAAAAATTTCTTCGATTGTGTTTTATCTTCAAAAGAGACTGCCTCTAATTGATAGCCAAAGCAAAGATCTTGAATACGGTATGCGTAAGCTTTCTTCAGAAGATTGGTTTTTCTCTTTGAATAATTTTTTAAATACTAAGGATAAAGAAACGCAT